In Atribacteraceae bacterium, a genomic segment contains:
- a CDS encoding sugar ABC transporter substrate-binding protein translates to MKRKLFLLILFVASTLLLFLAMTFAVSASDRVVINVLSQPRREWELLEQYLPEFEERENIDVVIHYFAELERRSRSRLDAATGAGLYQVYYIDEANVAEFAANGWLVPIRDYYPAEYDFEGFSQPLVNVLSYDGVAYGAPMTFEGEIMFYRKDLFEADGIAVPETLDDYLEVVKHFHNPPDLYGTATRGLRGSGMNVWRFSPYLRRFEGRYLDEDGNPVFNSPEAVQAVEYYIELIKHSPSPTMSWSDVMDAFAAGKIAIASFANLKMDYLMDPEESVVVDKMGYAPPAAGPKGRVSNTSTHGLAISSPGCRTEEERVAAGKFIGWFTSKENEIRKVLAGSGLTNARTSTFASPEFAAAYPAEFIEAQLAMMEAQELTIPQIPQWPEIGDYLGLKLEELFAKAYVGEPYDIQAALDDAVRYAQEVLAEE, encoded by the coding sequence ATGAAAAGAAAGCTTTTTCTGTTGATTTTGTTCGTTGCCTCAACCCTGCTTCTCTTTCTCGCAATGACGTTTGCCGTTAGTGCGTCCGACCGGGTAGTAATCAATGTTCTCTCCCAACCCCGTCGGGAATGGGAATTGCTTGAGCAATATCTCCCCGAATTCGAAGAAAGAGAAAACATCGATGTGGTCATTCATTATTTTGCTGAGCTAGAGCGGCGGTCGCGGTCCCGCCTCGATGCCGCCACCGGTGCTGGTCTATACCAAGTCTACTATATCGATGAAGCGAACGTGGCCGAATTCGCGGCAAATGGGTGGCTGGTCCCGATCAGGGATTACTATCCGGCGGAATACGATTTCGAAGGCTTTTCCCAGCCCTTGGTCAATGTCCTTTCTTATGACGGGGTGGCCTACGGAGCTCCGATGACCTTCGAGGGTGAAATCATGTTTTACCGAAAAGATCTTTTTGAAGCCGACGGGATCGCGGTACCCGAAACTCTCGATGACTATCTCGAAGTGGTCAAGCATTTTCACAATCCTCCCGATCTTTATGGAACTGCGACACGCGGCTTGCGTGGTTCGGGCATGAATGTCTGGCGCTTCAGCCCCTACTTGAGAAGGTTCGAGGGACGATATCTGGACGAGGATGGGAACCCAGTCTTCAATTCCCCAGAAGCCGTGCAGGCAGTTGAGTATTATATCGAACTAATCAAACACAGTCCCAGTCCCACCATGTCTTGGTCAGATGTCATGGACGCCTTTGCCGCCGGGAAGATCGCCATCGCGAGCTTTGCCAATTTGAAAATGGATTATCTGATGGATCCGGAAGAGTCGGTGGTCGTGGATAAGATGGGCTACGCCCCTCCGGCCGCTGGTCCGAAAGGACGCGTCTCGAATACCTCAACCCATGGTCTAGCCATTTCATCTCCCGGCTGTCGGACGGAAGAAGAACGGGTCGCCGCCGGAAAATTCATCGGCTGGTTCACCAGCAAGGAAAACGAAATCCGCAAAGTGTTGGCAGGGAGCGGCCTGACCAACGCCCGGACCTCAACATTTGCCAGTCCCGAGTTCGCTGCCGCGTATCCGGCCGAATTTATCGAAGCCCAGCTGGCGATGATGGAAGCCCAGGAATTGACGATCCCTCAGATTCCCCAGTGGCCGGAAATCGGGGATTACCTGGGTCTGAAGCTCGAAGAACTGTTTGCCAAAGCCTATGTCGGAGAACCCTACGACATTCAAGCCGCCCTGGATGACGCAGTGAGATACGCCCAGGAAGTGCTGGCGGAAGAGTAA
- a CDS encoding zinc-binding dehydrogenase, with protein sequence MVDTGPGFSQMKKSLSLHWELMFTRPLFQTPDMIAQHRLLNEIANLVNNGVLKTTFYEHYGTVNAYNLKRAYAVIESGKAIGKIVQEGF encoded by the coding sequence ATGGTAGACACCGGCCCGGGGTTTTCTCAAATGAAGAAAAGCCTGTCTCTTCATTGGGAACTCATGTTTACCCGACCCCTTTTCCAGACACCGGATATGATCGCACAACACCGCTTGCTTAATGAAATAGCGAATCTGGTCAATAATGGAGTATTGAAAACAACGTTTTACGAACATTACGGAACAGTGAACGCTTATAACCTGAAGCGGGCTTATGCAGTCATCGAAAGCGGTAAGGCGATAGGGAAAATCGTCCAGGAAGGATTTTGA
- a CDS encoding sugar ABC transporter permease, translated as MTKKQFFLLFMIPAFAILFFLAFYPLISAVYYSLHNWDLRSTRPIRFVGLQNYLRLLTDPRFSNALRVTGVWLVTTLFGSVFLGGGLLAPLIHDFTRGRWRTFCLFVFIIPALLPRIGAAYMWRLMYSPAIGLFNYFTRLIGIGRVGFLDNPAYALFSIAVIDIWQWSLLIAALTMILFEEVPQEIIEAGVLDGARRWQLYRYLIFPVIIPPFLSIFFIKAMESLRTFDFIFVLTAGGPGKSTETIDMYAYWQGIGSAGRISYASAMSTTMLVLTIVLITLVWKGLAKWHS; from the coding sequence ATGACCAAAAAACAGTTTTTTTTACTTTTCATGATCCCCGCGTTCGCCATTTTGTTTTTCCTGGCCTTTTACCCCTTAATCAGCGCCGTGTACTACTCTCTCCACAACTGGGACCTTCGCAGTACGAGACCAATCAGATTTGTTGGATTGCAGAATTATCTCCGACTGTTAACCGATCCACGTTTCTCTAATGCGCTGCGCGTCACCGGTGTTTGGCTGGTCACTACCTTGTTTGGGTCGGTTTTCCTGGGGGGCGGACTTCTGGCGCCCCTGATCCACGATTTCACGCGGGGGCGCTGGCGGACTTTTTGCCTGTTCGTGTTTATCATCCCGGCATTACTCCCCCGTATCGGAGCTGCCTATATGTGGCGGCTGATGTACTCCCCGGCCATCGGTCTTTTCAATTATTTCACTCGTTTAATCGGAATCGGCAGGGTTGGTTTTCTAGACAACCCGGCATACGCCCTTTTCTCGATCGCGGTCATCGATATCTGGCAGTGGAGCCTTCTGATTGCCGCTTTGACTATGATTCTCTTCGAAGAAGTCCCTCAGGAAATCATCGAGGCGGGAGTCTTGGACGGCGCTCGACGCTGGCAACTCTATCGATATCTTATTTTCCCGGTGATTATTCCACCTTTTCTGTCGATCTTTTTCATCAAGGCGATGGAATCGCTGCGCACCTTCGATTTCATTTTCGTCCTGACAGCGGGTGGCCCAGGAAAGTCTACTGAAACGATCGACATGTATGCATACTGGCAGGGAATCGGCTCTGCTGGTCGGATTTCCTACGCTTCGGCCATGTCCACCACAATGCTGGTCCTGACAATCGTTCTGATCACCCTAGTCTGGAAGGGTCTGGCAAAATGGCACAGCTGA